Within the Planctomycetaceae bacterium genome, the region AGTCCCAGCACCGCCATGGCGATCGCCGCCGTCGATGTCGAATTCGGCAGTGTCGAGTAACCGAACGAACCGGTCTGCGCGTACAGCAGAGCGAAAACACCGAAGGCACACAGCGTCGCAAGGTGACTGGCGGCGATATACAGCCAGGCGGCCCTGCGTGTTTCCGCGAGGTGTTCTTCGGTCGAAACCAGGAACATGGTGGAAACCGCCATGACTTCCCAGCCAAACAGGAACAGCAACCCGTCCGCAGCGGAAACCAGCATCATCATGGCGGACGTCATCAGGCCGAGAAACACGGAGACGCGCCGCGCGTTCTCCGCACCGCTGTGCTGCGACCAGTACTGAGTTCCGTAGATCGACGCCAGCGCACAGACCACCAGCACCGGTACCAGAAAGAACGCCGACAGCCCGTCGAGTCCCGCAGTGAATTCGAAACCCGGAATCGGCGCCGGAAAGCGCACCAGCGATGCATCACCGGTGGAATAGTAAGACCAGACGCCTGCCAGACCGCAGCCACAACCAGCCACATTCATCGTGGCCGACAGCAACTGCCCGGCTCTTGACCGAACCGGCGACAACAGTGCCGGCAATCCACTCAGCGCGGAACAGGCGGCCCCGCAAAGAATCATCTGGGTGGAATTCAATATGGCATCTTTCAGAATTCCAAATCCGGCCCGGCGACGCTTTGTTCCTGTCCAGCGCCAGTCAAAGAACGGATCCGGTTGTTACCCGGACGGACAGCAGGTCAGACGCCGCAGATCATAGACGACGGCAACACTCCGCCAGTCAGTACAACTCAGCATTTTCAGTGCCGTGCAACGCCTTTCTTCCGGCCGGGAACCGGATTGCGGAAGACTGATACCGTCGGCGATTGAGTTCCCGCAGACGGCAGCGTGCGGGGGCGTTCACTTCGAACCTTGTGCGCGATTTATCGTCCGGTGAATTGACTCAACCGAGGGCGTTCCCACGTTCAGCACAGCAGCCGTCCGGCTGGCTCAGACGTGCAATTCGTTGCACTCAACTGCAAGAAGCTGCACGGGTAAATCTGCAGGCAATGCAGAATCGGTCAGCATCGGCACTCGCCGAACCGCGCGCCGAACAACGCTGACCAATCCGGCTGCGGGAAACGCGGTTACGGCGCGGTGTATTCCGACGACACAACGAATATCGAGAATGATCCCGTCGACACTGCAGTATTCCTGTTTTCTGGCACACTTTGCGCTGAATGTAACTGCGCGCTGAATCTATCTGCGCTGAAAGCAGAAGTGTGCCGCTGCGAGCGGTGTTGTTTCCGGTTCCGCATATTCCCGAGGTCAACGATCGTCATGGAGCTGGCGCTGAAACAGGTTGCCGATTTCTTCGGTGTCTCCGAGAACCGCATCATCAAGTGGATCAAGAGCGAAAACCTGCCGTCAGATCTGGTCGCTGACCAATATCGATTTCATCGTGCCGAGCTGCTCGAATGGGCGGCGTTCCACGGATATCCGTTTTCTCCCGCGATCTATGCCGCGGAGAGCGACGATCTGACACCTGCCGGAACGCATGTGTCGGATGCCCTGCAGAGTGGTGGAGTGCTGGAGAACGTGTCCGGAAGTTCCCTTCGCGAAGTTCTGAAGGTCGCCCTGAACGGACTTCCGCTTCCCGCGACGATGAGTCCGGATGTCCTGATCGAACTCTTTCTTTCGCGGGAAACGGTTGGCAGTTCGGCGGTCGGCAATGGAATAGCCATCCCGCATCCTCGCGAACCGGTGCTGCTGAACGTTCCTGCCGCTGTTATGCGGTTGTGCTACCTGAGCCAGCCGCTCAGCATGTCCACGCCCGACAATCGTCCCGTCACAACCTTGTTCGTGCTGATCTGCCCGACGGCTCACGAGCACCTGCAGATGTTGTCTCGACTGGGAGCGCTGTTGCGCGTGGACACCGTTCAGGAAGCACTGCAAAAGCGGCAGACAGGAGAACCGCTGTTCAGAATCCTCCGCGACGCGGGCAGCAGGTTTCACGAAGCTCAGCAGTTGACCAGCGAGGCAAACTAACGACCACCTGACGCGCGGCGTCGCGCCAGCGCACGAATCGCTTCCGTTGCCCGGTCGGCATGACAACGGACTTCCCGACGCGGAAATGGACGAACGGGTCTTTCAGGAATCATCGATGACACAAGTTGCGGAACAGCTCACAACAACGAACTGCTGTCCGGTACCGCTGGCCGACGTGCCGGTGCTGCCCGTCGACGATTTTGCCGAGCAGCTGAGCGACGAGCTTCGCGGAAATGCCAGCGGTCTGTCGGCTCTGTTCGGAGTCCCGGGTTCCGGCCAGTCGGTGCGTCTGTATGCGGTGACGAATCATCGAGTCGCCGGGCGAGTTTCCGTGTTTGCAACGGACGTGAACGACAGCTACCCGTCATTCACCCCGCGAACCCCGCAGGCTCACTGGTTCGAACGGGAAATCGCCGAACAGTGGGGAATTGTGCCGGAGGGGCATCCGTGGCTGAAGCCCATTCGGTTTCATCGATCGTATGTCGACGGCCGTGACGCGTGGGGCCGAACGTCCGACGACGAAATTCTGCCCTGTGTTCAGCCAGCCGGTACGGACTACTTCCGAGTGCTGGGGGACGAAATCCACGAAGTTGCCGTCGGTCCGGTGCATGCCGGCGTCATCGAACCCGGCCACTTCCGATTCCAGTGCCACGGAGAAAACGTGTTTTCGCTGGAGATCGAACTGGGTTTTCAGCACCGCGGCATCGAACGGCAGTTGATCGGCGGCCCGGACAAACGTTCGCTGCATTTCATGGAGACACTGTCCGGCGACACGTCCGTCGGACATGGCACGGCCTATTGCCAGTTGCTGGAAGGCCTGGCATCGGTTGAACCGCCGCTGAAATCCCACGCGATTCGGGCGATCGGCCTGGAGCTGGAACGTCTGGCCAATCATACGGGAGACCTGGGCGCTCTCGCTTTGGACGTGGGGTTCCTGCCGACCGCTTCGTTCTGCGGGCGGCTTCGCGGCGACTGGCTGAACGCGTCGGCTCTGATTTGCGGCAACCGGTTCGGGCGGTCCCTGGTTCTGCCTGGCGGCGTGCGATTCGACATCGACACGGCGATGCGCGACGAACTTCAAAACCGTACGGAAACCGCTTTTCGGGATCTCACAGGCGCGGCCAACCTGCTGTGGAGCACCACCAGCGTGATGGCCCGATTCGAAGACTGTGGCAGAGTGCCGCGGGAAGTCGCCGACGACCTGGGCCTGGTCGGAATGGCGGGCCGGGCCTGTGGAATCGACCGCGACGCGCGACGGGATTTTCCATCGGGAATGTACCGATTTCATCAGGTGCCGGTTTCCACCTGGCACACCGGCGACGTGTTCGCTCGCGCCTATGTGCGGTGGCTGGAAGTGCAGCGTTCGGTGAGATTCATTCAGGATCAGCTTCGCGCGCTGCCCGACACGGCGACAAAGACCGACGTTGGATCGCTGCAGCCGGATTCGCTCACGGTGTCGCTGAATGAAGGCTGGCGCGGGGAAATCTGTCACGTCGCCATCACCGACAGCGACGGGCGCTTCGCTCACTACAAGATTGTTGACCCCAGCTTCCACAACTGGATCGGTCTGGCGATGGCGCTTCGGAACCAGGAGATCTCCGACTTTCCGGTCAACAACAAGAGCTTCAATCTGAGCTACTGCGGACACGATCTGTAAGCGGCCGGAATCCATTTACTGAAACGGAAACCTGCTTTCCCATGCTGAGAATTCTGAATGAACGTCGCTGCCAGGGCCATCGAACGATGTCATGGCCTGACGGCGAGGCACCAAAGTTGCCGGAGCGTTTTCGCGGGCTGCCGGTGATTGATTCGTCGAAATGTCCGGACGGCTGCCGAGCTTGCGCCGACGCGTGTCCCACGGACGCGATCACACTGAACGGTTCGATGAAACTGGATCTCGGCCGTTGCCTCTTCTGCACCGACTGCACCGACGCGTGTCCGGAAGGTGCGATCGAGTACACACAGGACTTTCGCCTTGCTGCGCGGACTCGGGAGGATCTGATTCTTGACGGCCAGGCTTTTCGAATCGCGGACGCTCTGGAAGAAAAGTCGCGAAAGCTGTTCGGGCGATCCCTTCAGCTCCGTCAGGTCAGCGCGGGCGGATGTAACGGCTGTGAAGCGGATATTAACGTGCTGGGGACGATCGTTTTTGACCTGAGTCGTTTTGGAATTCATGTCGTCGCGTCTCCCCGTCACGCCGACGGGCTGATCATAACCGGGCCGGTGACCGACAACATGAAGCTGGCTCTGCAAAAGACGTACGATGCCGTCCCTGCGCCGAAGATTGTGGTTGCCGTCGGAGCCTGTGCGATCAGCGGTGGTCCGTTCGTCGACAATCCGGAACAGCACAACGGCGCGGACGGAATCGTGCCCGTCGACATGTACATTCCCGGTTGCCCGCCGCATCCTATGACAATTCTGGACGGCCTGCTGCGACTGCTCGGCCGGATTGAAGACGGCTCACGGCGGACGTGATCCTTACCGTCCTTTCATGACCGCGCACCGATCGGGACGGCAACGCTGCCGCGTTGTTCGTCCGCAGGCACGTGCGGCCCGTTGGAGTGCGGCGACCGGTCGCCGCTTTGGTTTTCACGTGGTCGGCGAATAGCCGTGAACCGCACGGCATCACAAATTTCGTCCTCTCTGCGAAACCCAAAGCGATGCTGAATCATCGCACTCCAAAACATCGGTCGGTTCGGGGATTTCGGATTGCCCAGGTCGCCAGACAGTCTGGCGCGGAGTACATCGTCCGGCATCCGGAAGTCGCGTCGTGCAGTAAGTTGCGTCTCGTCTGCAGAGGATTGCATGAGAGCGGCGCGATCTTGCCCGGACACACGCAAGTCGCGGGAATTCCCACCGAATATCTGTGAATTCCCGACAAGATCCGGGGAGGTCCGGGGCAGCGGCCCCGGTTGGCACGGCCATTGCTAAAAGGTGTGACGGCCCGTTCGCGGTCCGGAGTCTCAACGCTCCGACCGCCGCGGAACCGCAGAAATTCACCGGGCGTCTCGGGCCGGCACTTGCCCGAGTTCACGATTCAGGAACCGTACGGTGTCGACAGCTTCCATCGCAGATCATGTTAAGAACGCCGGCTCGGGTTTCGTCGGCGAGCAGCCGGATCTTCGGCAGATCATGAAGCGCGTGACGCCGCTGCTGCCCACGCAGGGGCCGATCGAGGTCTTCGTCTATCTGAACCCACTGGAGGCGTTCGAAGGCATGCCGTTTCATGACGGCGTGCTGGCTGCGCAGCGCGTTTACGGAGGAAACCCGTACTTTCCGGAATCCAAATATCGCGAGCTGCTGACAGCCGGTCGCATCACCACCGCCGATCTGGAAGCCGTCTTGCGGGAAGAGCTTGGTGAGCAGGATGACGACCGGATCGACGCTCTGGGAACACGTCTGCAGCTTCGGATGGCGATGCTGCGGCATCCGCTGCATGTGGGTCCGGACGCGGAGCTGAAGTGGGTCGTCGCGGAAACGGATGCGCTGGATCGCTTCCGTCATGAAGTACCCGTTCGCGTGCGGGAAAGAACGCTCGCCGACACTCGCGAATGGTTTACGGAACGGCTGACCGGCGCGGCGGAAGATCCGTCGTGTTCGGACGAGCAGTTCCGCGAATTGACGGACGACATGTTCAGCCGCTACGGACGTCGCCTCAGTCGCTGGCGCGAGCGGCGCTGGGAAGCGGTTTCTCTGCAGTTGCTGTGGCGAGTCTGCCGGCAGGGCGTCGAAGACGTTTCGGCCGGTCATCCGCCGCAGGAACGGCTTCTGACGCCGCGGGAAATCCTGCTGAAGGCCACCGGTGAAGACATCAACCGCTACGTTCATGATGTTCTGATCCGGCTTTGCGGTGCGTTTCTGGATCAGGGGTACGCGGACTGGAAGATGCCCCATCGCGACCGGGGGCTGTATCACGCGTTCCTGTCGCTGTATTCCCAGCATCGCAGCGTCCCGGAGCAATGGACTCGCGACCTGCGGGATGAACTGTTGACGCTTCAAAGGGAAAACACGTCGGCGGAAGAATCAATCGAAGAGTCGCTGGACATTCTGGGCGTGGCCGCGGCGGATCGCGAAGAGTTCATCACACAAACGCTGCTGTCGCTGCGCGGCTGGGCGGGAATGATCTGGCAGCTTGAGAATGCTCCCGGATGGGTGGTGCGTCCGGCTCCAAAGGGATCCATCGTCGACTACCTGGCGATCCAGTTGATCCTGGAACGGCAGGCGATCGCGTATATCGGCCGGGAAGTTCTGGGAGTGTCCGGTCCGATCAGCAGAGTGGTCGCAGAGGCCGCCGCACTGATTCCGGAGCCTCGACCGCTGAACGTCGAGCGCCGCGCGTTTCTGCTGTTTCAGGTGGGACAAATGCTGGGCTGGCAGCCGCGAGTGCTGCTGTCTCTGACTCGGCAACAGTGGGCGCAACTGGTCAGTGAGTTCGAGAACTTCTCTGCGCTGGAACGTCGCCGGGTGTTCCATGAAGCCTACGAACGGCGGTACCGCGTGGCGGCTCTGGATGCCTTCGAAATCCACTCCCGTCGCCGCCGGCGACTGAGAGAAAAAAGCACAGCGGACACGTTTCAGCCGCCGACGTTTCAGATCATGACCTGCATCGATGACCGTGAAGAGTCGTTCCGCAGGCATATTGAAGAAGTGGCGCCGGAATGTGAGACGTTCGCCGCCGCCGGATTCTTTGCCGTGGCGATGAACTACAAGGGAGCCACGGACAGCTTCTATAAGCCTCTTTGTCCCGTCGTTATCGACCCGGTGCATTATGTTCAGGAGGACGTGGGTTACACGTTCGAAGGCATGCATCACAGCCGCGCTCAGCTTCGAAACCGGCTGGGGTGGGCGACGTATCTGTTCCACACTCGCAGCCGCACGTTTATCGGCGGCGTGTTTACGGGAATCGCCGGTTCACTGGCGACCGTGCCACTCGTCGCGCGAGTTCTGTTTCCGCACCTGACCTCCAGAATTCGCAGCCGTGTCGGAGCACTGCTGAAACCGCCGCCGGTGACTCGGCTGCAGTTGCTGCGGCATCAGGAAACTCCCGGTCCGAACAATGGCCATGTCGGTTACACGCTGCAGGAAATGGCGGGCATCGTGGAACGCCTGCTGCAGGACATCGGCCTGATCGAAACGGAAAAATTCTCGCGACTGTTCGTTGTCTGCGGTCATGGTTCTTCCAGTCTGAACAACCCGCACGAATCCGCATACTGCTGCGGAGCCTGCGCCGGAAAACGGGGCGGTCCCAATGCCCGGGCATTCGCCGAAATGGCGAACGACTGGCGAGTCCGTGCGATGCTGGACGAACGCGGCCTGCACATTCCGGAAGACACGGTTTTCGTCGGGGCCTATCACAACACCTGTGACGATTCCGTCGTGTACTACGACCTTGACCGGCTGCCGGCGTCGCATCGCACGGACTTCGAAGTCGCGCGCACCGCGATCGACGACGCTCGCAGACGCAACGCTCACGAACGCTGCCGCCGGTTTGTTTCGGCACCGCTGACACTCACCGCCGACGAAGCGCTGAGACACGTGGAATCACGTTCTCAGGACCTGGCGCAGGTTCGCCCGGAATACGACCACGCTACCAACGCGCTGTGCATCGTCGGACGGCGGGAATGGACTCGCGGCCTGTTTCTGGACCGCCGCGCGTTCCTTTCGTCGTACGACCCCGGTCAGGACGATGAACAGTCCAGCATTCTGCTGCGGATTCTTGCCGCGGCGATACCCGTCTGTTCGGGCATCAACCTGCAGTTTTACTTTTCGACAGTGGACAACGTTCGTTACGGAGCCGGGTCAAAGCTGCCGCACAACCTGGCGTCACTGCTGGGTGTGATGGAAGGTTCGTCCAGCGACCTTCGCACCGGCGTCTATGCCCAGGTCACGGAGATTCACGAGCCACTGCGGCTGCTGTTCGTGATTGAAACGACCACTCAGGCCATGCTGTCCATCATGGATCGAAATGCCGTCATCGGCCGTCTGTGCCGAGGCGGCTGGGTCCAACTGGCGGTCATTGACGCCGAGACTTCCACAATTGAACTGTTCCGGAACGGCCGGTTCGAACCCTACGAAGCGTCGACGGACCAGCTGGGAGAAGCCGTTTCGTCGCTGGAATGCTACGCCGGTTCGCGCGGCCACTTGCGGTTTCAGTCCATCGAGGAAACGGAAGTCGAATAGCTTCAATTTGCACACAAACGTCTATTTGCCGCGCGTCGCCATTGAACAGGTCGGGCGGCATTTACATGTCTCAGGCCACTTTTCCGTTCTTCAGCACCACCAGCTATCGAGTCACTTCAATTGTTCGCCGATCACACCATCACGATTGAATCCGTCTATCAGGGTCTGGGGCTGATTGTCGTCGCCAGTCCGCTGGCACTGCTGGCGATGATCGGGCTGCCGATGCTGTTCGGTCGTCCTGTGGAAGAACCTGTCCAGGCGGGGCTCACGAAGCTGGCCGTATCGTTCGGCCTGGTGGCGGCGGTCGGAATCCTCGGGATGATGCTGGCCTTCGACGCGCGCAGCGTGCCGATCGATATCGGAAACTGGGTCGTGATCCCGCAGGAAGAGTTCCACTTTCATCTGAAGTTTGTCTTCGACCGGCTATCCGTGCCGTTTGCCATCCTGTCGTTCGTGCTGTGCGGTACCGTGGGAGCCTTTGCCAGCGTGT harbors:
- a CDS encoding NADH-quinone oxidoreductase subunit C, which translates into the protein MTQVAEQLTTTNCCPVPLADVPVLPVDDFAEQLSDELRGNASGLSALFGVPGSGQSVRLYAVTNHRVAGRVSVFATDVNDSYPSFTPRTPQAHWFEREIAEQWGIVPEGHPWLKPIRFHRSYVDGRDAWGRTSDDEILPCVQPAGTDYFRVLGDEIHEVAVGPVHAGVIEPGHFRFQCHGENVFSLEIELGFQHRGIERQLIGGPDKRSLHFMETLSGDTSVGHGTAYCQLLEGLASVEPPLKSHAIRAIGLELERLANHTGDLGALALDVGFLPTASFCGRLRGDWLNASALICGNRFGRSLVLPGGVRFDIDTAMRDELQNRTETAFRDLTGAANLLWSTTSVMARFEDCGRVPREVADDLGLVGMAGRACGIDRDARRDFPSGMYRFHQVPVSTWHTGDVFARAYVRWLEVQRSVRFIQDQLRALPDTATKTDVGSLQPDSLTVSLNEGWRGEICHVAITDSDGRFAHYKIVDPSFHNWIGLAMALRNQEISDFPVNNKSFNLSYCGHDL
- a CDS encoding DUF2309 domain-containing protein, yielding MSTASIADHVKNAGSGFVGEQPDLRQIMKRVTPLLPTQGPIEVFVYLNPLEAFEGMPFHDGVLAAQRVYGGNPYFPESKYRELLTAGRITTADLEAVLREELGEQDDDRIDALGTRLQLRMAMLRHPLHVGPDAELKWVVAETDALDRFRHEVPVRVRERTLADTREWFTERLTGAAEDPSCSDEQFRELTDDMFSRYGRRLSRWRERRWEAVSLQLLWRVCRQGVEDVSAGHPPQERLLTPREILLKATGEDINRYVHDVLIRLCGAFLDQGYADWKMPHRDRGLYHAFLSLYSQHRSVPEQWTRDLRDELLTLQRENTSAEESIEESLDILGVAAADREEFITQTLLSLRGWAGMIWQLENAPGWVVRPAPKGSIVDYLAIQLILERQAIAYIGREVLGVSGPISRVVAEAAALIPEPRPLNVERRAFLLFQVGQMLGWQPRVLLSLTRQQWAQLVSEFENFSALERRRVFHEAYERRYRVAALDAFEIHSRRRRRLREKSTADTFQPPTFQIMTCIDDREESFRRHIEEVAPECETFAAAGFFAVAMNYKGATDSFYKPLCPVVIDPVHYVQEDVGYTFEGMHHSRAQLRNRLGWATYLFHTRSRTFIGGVFTGIAGSLATVPLVARVLFPHLTSRIRSRVGALLKPPPVTRLQLLRHQETPGPNNGHVGYTLQEMAGIVERLLQDIGLIETEKFSRLFVVCGHGSSSLNNPHESAYCCGACAGKRGGPNARAFAEMANDWRVRAMLDERGLHIPEDTVFVGAYHNTCDDSVVYYDLDRLPASHRTDFEVARTAIDDARRRNAHERCRRFVSAPLTLTADEALRHVESRSQDLAQVRPEYDHATNALCIVGRREWTRGLFLDRRAFLSSYDPGQDDEQSSILLRILAAAIPVCSGINLQFYFSTVDNVRYGAGSKLPHNLASLLGVMEGSSSDLRTGVYAQVTEIHEPLRLLFVIETTTQAMLSIMDRNAVIGRLCRGGWVQLAVIDAETSTIELFRNGRFEPYEASTDQLGEAVSSLECYAGSRGHLRFQSIEETEVE
- the nuoB gene encoding NADH-quinone oxidoreductase subunit NuoB — encoded protein: MLRILNERRCQGHRTMSWPDGEAPKLPERFRGLPVIDSSKCPDGCRACADACPTDAITLNGSMKLDLGRCLFCTDCTDACPEGAIEYTQDFRLAARTREDLILDGQAFRIADALEEKSRKLFGRSLQLRQVSAGGCNGCEADINVLGTIVFDLSRFGIHVVASPRHADGLIITGPVTDNMKLALQKTYDAVPAPKIVVAVGACAISGGPFVDNPEQHNGADGIVPVDMYIPGCPPHPMTILDGLLRLLGRIEDGSRRT
- a CDS encoding PTS sugar transporter subunit IIA: MELALKQVADFFGVSENRIIKWIKSENLPSDLVADQYRFHRAELLEWAAFHGYPFSPAIYAAESDDLTPAGTHVSDALQSGGVLENVSGSSLREVLKVALNGLPLPATMSPDVLIELFLSRETVGSSAVGNGIAIPHPREPVLLNVPAAVMRLCYLSQPLSMSTPDNRPVTTLFVLICPTAHEHLQMLSRLGALLRVDTVQEALQKRQTGEPLFRILRDAGSRFHEAQQLTSEAN